In one Parvibaculum sp. genomic region, the following are encoded:
- a CDS encoding acyltransferase: MSAPTIPRRVADVDDGRNNNFDLIRIIAAACVLVSHSFPIAIGSGAGEPLAQWTGYSLGFISVGVFFAISGYLITRSFDRRNDVRIFLLSRCLRIFPGLLFVLLATVIILGMVVTEFSWTAFLSDSRSLAYVPRNLSLYALQYDLPGVFEENPFGPAINGSLWTLRHEVTCYLGVMFCGMLGFFRQRILFAFGLILYAIFYIVSLILGDEGGLLFFLSQLRLLSLFFVFGVAIYVFRNELHLDVRILTGLLVSAFLSFGTIFYELLFATFVSYATIYVSYWAVDYFKFYRRVGDYSYGLYIYAFPLQQLITWLVPGISPFHLTLFALPAALTCAIFSWHLIERPSLSLVRQWGS, translated from the coding sequence ATGTCTGCTCCCACCATACCTCGCCGCGTTGCGGACGTAGATGACGGGCGAAATAACAATTTCGATCTAATTCGAATAATTGCCGCAGCTTGTGTGCTCGTTTCTCACTCGTTCCCAATTGCAATCGGGAGTGGCGCAGGTGAGCCTCTCGCTCAGTGGACCGGCTATAGCCTCGGCTTCATTTCCGTCGGTGTTTTTTTCGCGATCAGTGGATATCTGATCACACGTAGTTTCGATCGTCGGAACGATGTGCGGATTTTCCTGCTTTCAAGGTGCCTGCGTATCTTTCCGGGGCTCCTCTTTGTTCTGCTCGCGACGGTGATCATCCTTGGCATGGTCGTAACCGAATTTTCGTGGACGGCCTTTCTCTCCGACTCGCGCAGTCTTGCGTACGTGCCGCGGAATCTATCGCTTTACGCTCTGCAGTATGACTTGCCGGGCGTATTCGAGGAGAACCCGTTCGGACCCGCAATAAATGGTTCATTGTGGACACTCAGACATGAGGTGACTTGCTATCTCGGGGTGATGTTTTGCGGAATGCTCGGATTTTTCAGGCAAAGGATTTTGTTCGCATTTGGACTTATATTATATGCGATCTTCTACATAGTTTCCTTGATACTGGGAGACGAAGGTGGACTTCTATTCTTTTTGTCGCAGTTGCGTTTGCTTTCGCTGTTTTTTGTGTTCGGTGTCGCAATATATGTATTCAGAAATGAATTACATTTAGATGTTAGAATTTTAACCGGTCTTCTTGTTTCAGCATTTCTTTCTTTTGGCACTATATTTTACGAGCTATTATTTGCGACTTTTGTAAGCTATGCGACCATTTACGTATCTTATTGGGCGGTGGACTATTTCAAGTTTTATCGTCGTGTAGGCGACTATTCATATGGCCTTTATATTTACGCTTTTCCCTTGCAGCAGCTCATCACATGGCTTGTTCCCGGCATTTCCCCTTTCCATCTGACGCTTTTTGCGCTTCCGGCGGCGCTGACTTGTGCGATTTTTTCGTGGCACCTTATTGAGCGACCGAGCCTTTCGCTTGTAAGGCAATGGGGGTCATAA
- a CDS encoding glycosyltransferase: protein MTIRVSVVIPHYNDLDNLRQCIALLEVQSLPRGSFEILVADNNSPLDIEAVAAAAGPGARALRETRKGAGLARNCGAAAASGEVLAFIDSDCRPAADWLEKGLAALESCDVVGGRVRVGRGKPGALTPAEAFECIFAFDIESYVTKKRFVPSGNMFVRRATFGTVGGFRGGVSEDVEWGRRAAGMGLRLAYGHEVVVEHPARATWTELKAKWRRMSLESYLLMRERRFGRLKWLLRSWAVLLSPLIHVWQVLRSPELEAPADRLKAIAALFAIRIWRFVEAHRVMWRTR from the coding sequence ATGACCATTCGCGTCTCCGTCGTCATTCCCCACTATAACGACCTCGACAATCTGCGGCAGTGCATCGCCCTGCTTGAAGTGCAGAGCCTGCCGCGCGGGAGCTTCGAGATCCTGGTCGCCGACAACAACTCGCCACTGGACATCGAGGCTGTCGCCGCCGCCGCAGGCCCGGGCGCGCGGGCGCTGCGGGAAACGCGTAAAGGCGCTGGCTTGGCCCGCAATTGCGGCGCCGCGGCGGCGAGCGGCGAGGTGCTGGCCTTCATCGATTCCGATTGCCGGCCAGCCGCCGACTGGCTGGAAAAGGGCCTCGCGGCACTGGAAAGCTGCGATGTTGTTGGAGGGCGCGTGCGGGTCGGGCGCGGCAAACCCGGCGCGCTGACCCCGGCAGAGGCTTTCGAATGCATCTTCGCCTTCGACATCGAATCCTATGTGACGAAAAAGCGCTTCGTGCCCAGCGGCAACATGTTCGTCCGTCGCGCGACCTTCGGCACGGTGGGCGGCTTCCGCGGCGGCGTCTCGGAAGATGTGGAATGGGGCCGCCGGGCGGCCGGCATGGGCTTGCGGCTTGCCTATGGCCATGAGGTCGTTGTCGAGCATCCGGCGCGCGCGACATGGACCGAACTCAAGGCGAAATGGCGGCGCATGTCGCTGGAGAGCTATCTGCTGATGCGCGAGCGGCGCTTCGGCCGCCTGAAATGGTTACTCCGGAGTTGGGCCGTGCTGCTCTCGCCCCTCATTCATGTCTGGCAGGTTCTGCGCTCGCCGGAGCTCGAAGCGCCTGCCGACCGGCTGAAAGCCATTGCCGCCCTCTTCGCCATCCGAATATGGCGCTTTGTCGAGGCACATCGCGTGATGTGGCGGACGCGGTAA